The Sulfurimonas aquatica genomic sequence ATTTTGAGCCCATGTAGCTTTTTCCTCAAGATCAATAATCTCTTGAGGCATAATGTCTCTAAATTCTGGATTGATTTTATAGATATCTATTGCCATACTATGCTCCTTTACCTGGATTGATTTTTTCCATAACTTCTTTAATAATTGCTTCAGCAGGCATACTCATACCACCAGCAACTCTAGGTCCGCCAACGATGTCCGCTTCAGTTTTTTTGTAAAGTGCTTTTTTCACTTCTTTTTCTAACCAACCAACAACATTAAACTCAGGTACAAATATATGTTTTACACCTTCTAGTGCTGTAATAAGTTCTTCTTCTGGGAATGGTCTAATAGTTCTTAACTTAATAACTTTAGATTTGATTCCAAGTTTCATTAGTTCTCTTTCAGCCTCTTTAGCTTGATGAGAAGCAGTACCACAAGTAACAAATGCGATTTCAGCGTCTTCACTACCTGTTGTATGAACTAGACCATCTAGGAAGTGCTCAGCATATGGACGTGAACGTTCAACTGCAGATCTAATTTCAAACTGCCAAGAAGCATGTGTTGCATAAGAGATATAGTTAGACTTCATTACGAATGGATCTCTTAAGAAACGTCCCGGAGGTGTTTCTGAATCAATCGGAGGTAATGGAGACTTATATGGCTCATATGGGAAGAGTGCGATATCATCAGCAGGAAGCATTACTGCCTCTCTAGTGTGAGATACAAAGAATCCATCAACTACAGTAATAATAGGCACATGAACATCAGGCTTTTCAGCTACAACGAATGCTGCAATTGACATGTCAAAAAGTTCTTGAACATTTTCAGCATACCAAATCTGGCATCCAGTCTCTAGCATATAAGAAACTTCCAAGTTATCTGGTTGAATAGTAAGTGGTGAGTTAATACCACGAGCCATTAGAATCAGTTGACATGGAATTCTAGTTCCTGACCACTGAGCAAAGTTTTCCATTGCTCTTAGTGTACCTGGACCTGAAGTAGTTGTAATTGTTCTAGCACCTGCCATTGCACAACCTGCAACTTCAGACATAACACCAAACTCATTCTCTCCACGGAAGTATGTACCTACATAACCCTCTGCCCATAGTTCACCGATAAGGTGAGCTGCTTCAGATTGTGGTGTAATTGGGTACGATACTGATGCATCAACTGTACATCTTTTTACCGCTTCTTTTAAAACTTCAGAACCTGTCATGAAGTGTTTTTCTCTTGGTGCTTCAAATAATAATTCGTCCGCTGTAACTAGTCTTTGTCCAGACCAGTTATGCGTATCTGTCATATCAGTAATTTTACTCATATTATAATCCTAGTTCTTTTTTTACTTCTCTAGCTATTTTATTGAATTTTTCAAGTTCTGATGAATGCTGGTCTCTTAATGTAGCCATAGCATCTTCGTGTCCTGATAAACCACAAATAGCAACTGTATAACAATCTGTCTCTGATCTAACCATTTTTAATGCAACATTTGCATAGTGACAGTGAACACCGATAAATATCGCTGCTTTAATATTGTTATGCCAAATTGTTAAGTTTGGGTGATTTGGATTGATCTCAACTTCTGCATCAATTTTTGGATACTTTGGTCTGTAATCATACATTGGAATCATGTTAGCGTTAAGAATTTCTGACATCTCTTTTATAAGAGTAGCTTTCTTTTTAGCTTCTTCGTTAAATCCGTATAGTACTTGTGGACCAGGGAAAATTGTTGCATTCTCTTTAGTCAACATAACTTTTGCAATTTCTCTCATTGCAATTTCTTCATCTACTATCTCTTCTAGTAAAAGTGCTTTTCCTTCTGGTGGTGTAATTACACCTTCATACGTAGCCGCAGGATACGGTGAATAATACGCGGGACCTTGGTTTGCCATAAGTTCTCCTATGATTTTTTTTAACTGTATTTTGAATTAAGTCTAAATTCTATACTTGTTTTTTTTAGTTTGAGCCATTTTTATCGAGATTTACTCTCGACAATAGAATGGGAGCTTAAACTTCTTTTGCTTCAGCCATTTCCATCGAAATACAATCTCGATTAAGTAGGTCAGAACATACGTACACACACAGTGCACACCCTTTACATCTATCTTCATCGACCCAAGATGTATTTCCAACTTTATCGAACATTAGCGTATTAGCTTCTGGACAATATAGTGTACACATATTACATTTATGCTCAGCACACTTGTCTGAATCAACTTTTGCTACATAATACATTTATTTACTCCTCATAATAACTTAAACATTGTTATTAAACCTGACAATAATATTTAACTGTCAAGTCCAATAATTCGCGATGTAGCCTCAAAAAAACTATAAATAAATCTATTAGTCAGCTACATTTTATGTTTTATAAAAAGAATTCTACTCAAAAAACCTTTGACTTTTCTTTAAGAATATATAAACTTAATTGATACGAATGATAAATTAACATAATTTTATATTCATTAAATATTAACAAAAATGGGCTTTTATATATTTAATAAATTTTTATTCTAAATTATATCTCTTTCTTAACTTAAATAAAAAAACAACTCTAAAAAGCACTGAGTGAAACTAAAGTTCTGAGTGCTATAATTTCAAAATAATATTAAAAGGAAAGAATATGTATACAATTGAGATTGATGATCCTTGTAGTTGTTTTAAGAAAAGTGGTATGGATCAGACTATGACTTTTGAGAATAGAGAAGATGCACACATGAGAGCTAAGGTATTAGAGTGTCGCATGAATCAAGAGTTTTGTCTTACACATTACTTTACTGCAGTAGATCTTGGTGAAAAAATTCTTATTACTAAAATAGTACGTCCAGTAGATGAAGATGAAGACTATGACTATGAAGATGTAAAAAAGCTTATAGCAAACAGTAATGTAAAAATAGGTTTTGATGATGCTGAAGAGACTCCAAATGGTGACAAACGCGGAAAAACTAGTACTCATAGTTAAGCTACTTGAATTAGAACAAAAAAACTCTCTTTAACTTGCTTTGAAGAGAGTCTCCTCTTTAACAAAAACAACTCCCTTAAACTA encodes the following:
- a CDS encoding 4Fe-4S dicluster domain-containing protein, which codes for MYYVAKVDSDKCAEHKCNMCTLYCPEANTLMFDKVGNTSWVDEDRCKGCALCVYVCSDLLNRDCISMEMAEAKEV
- a CDS encoding carbon monoxide dehydrogenase beta subunit family protein, whose translation is MANQGPAYYSPYPAATYEGVITPPEGKALLLEEIVDEEIAMREIAKVMLTKENATIFPGPQVLYGFNEEAKKKATLIKEMSEILNANMIPMYDYRPKYPKIDAEVEINPNHPNLTIWHNNIKAAIFIGVHCHYANVALKMVRSETDCYTVAICGLSGHEDAMATLRDQHSSELEKFNKIAREVKKELGL
- a CDS encoding transketolase C-terminal domain-containing protein, producing the protein MSKITDMTDTHNWSGQRLVTADELLFEAPREKHFMTGSEVLKEAVKRCTVDASVSYPITPQSEAAHLIGELWAEGYVGTYFRGENEFGVMSEVAGCAMAGARTITTTSGPGTLRAMENFAQWSGTRIPCQLILMARGINSPLTIQPDNLEVSYMLETGCQIWYAENVQELFDMSIAAFVVAEKPDVHVPIITVVDGFFVSHTREAVMLPADDIALFPYEPYKSPLPPIDSETPPGRFLRDPFVMKSNYISYATHASWQFEIRSAVERSRPYAEHFLDGLVHTTGSEDAEIAFVTCGTASHQAKEAERELMKLGIKSKVIKLRTIRPFPEEELITALEGVKHIFVPEFNVVGWLEKEVKKALYKKTEADIVGGPRVAGGMSMPAEAIIKEVMEKINPGKGA